One segment of Drosophila mauritiana strain mau12 chromosome 3R, ASM438214v1, whole genome shotgun sequence DNA contains the following:
- the LOC117144308 gene encoding uncharacterized protein LOC117144308 yields MCEPKSQRPGQGRHKLQSGEKNKHTGVGGVLPQSNYKKDTLQPCVPESLLVSASSLQSQTHIHRPSTGVQVATARQKRCARPHKRHTHTHTDRSVQEHKEQKDQPAKRPDFDSLSWQTFKKQLRTIRFGPQRLQAVNELRMMVVSVASSILGK; encoded by the exons ATGTGTGAGCCAAAAAGCCAACGACCTGGGCAGGGCAGGCACAAACTGCAGAGCggggaaaaaaataaacacaccGGAGTCGGAGGAGTCCTGCCGCAGAGCAACTATAAAAAGGACACCCTGCAACCGTGTGTACCGGAGTCTCTATTGGTGTCAGCCAGCAGCTTACAAAGTCAgacgcat ATACACAGGCCGAGCACTGGAGTCCAGGTGGCAACTGCTAGACAAAAACGATGTGCACGCCCCCACaaaagacacacacacacacacacagacaggaGCGTACAAGAgcacaaggagcagaaggACCAGCCAGCTAAACGA CCAGACTTTGATTCACTCAGTTGGCAGACCTTTAAAAAGCAATTAAGGACAATACGATTTGGCCCTCAAAGGCTACAAGCTGTCAACGAGTTGAGAATGATGGTGG